A genome region from Hippopotamus amphibius kiboko isolate mHipAmp2 chromosome 1, mHipAmp2.hap2, whole genome shotgun sequence includes the following:
- the APH1A gene encoding gamma-secretase subunit APH-1A isoform X3 → MGAAVFFGCTFVAFGPAFALFLITVAGDPLRVIILVAGAFFWLVSLLLASVVWFILVHVTDRSDARLQYGLLIFGAAVSVLLQEVFRFAYYKLLKKADEGLASLSEDGRSPISIRQMAYVSGLSFGIISGVFSVINILADALGPGVVGIHGDSPYYFLTSDISEPLVRGQPAAHLCSHCFHGALGLHHSWRVLPKYPAQSLVPTAGGQSGDGVFCPAHPTRGLREPWGGPLGLGCPPDLLALYFSISSSGQCRLPRKGT, encoded by the exons ATGGGGGCCGCAGTGTTTTTCGGATGCACTTTTGTTGCTTTCGGCCCTGCCTTTGCGCttttcttgatcactgtggctggAGACCCGCTTCGCGTCATCATCTTGGTCGCCGG GGCATTTTTCTGGCTGGTCTCCCTTCTCTTGGCCTCTGTGGTCTGGTTCATCTTGGTACATGTGACCGATCGGTCAGATGCCCGGCTCCAGTATGGCCTCCTGATTTTTGGTGCTGCAGTCTCTGTCCTTCTACAGGAGGTGTTCCGCTTTGCCTACTACAAGCTGCTTAA GAAGGCAGATGAGGGGTTAGCATCGCTGAGTGAGGACGGAAGATCACCCATCTCCATCCGCCAGATGGCCTATG tttCTGGTCTTTCCTTCGGTATCATCAGTGGTGTCTTCTCTGTTATCAATATTTTGGCCGATGCACTTGGGCCAGGTGTGGTTGGGATCCATGGAGACTCACCCTATTACTTCTTGACTTCAG ACATTTCTGAACCCCTGGTACGAGGCCAGCCTGCTGCCCATCTATGCAGTCACTGTTTCCATGGGGCTCTGGGCCTTCATCACAGCTGGAGGGTCCTTCCGAAGTATCCAGCGCAGTCTCTCGT GCCGACGGCAGGAGGACAGTCGGGTGATGGTGTATTCTGCCCTGCGCATCCCACCCGAGGACTGAGGGAACCTTGGGGGGGACCCCTGGGCCTGGGGTGCCCTCCTGATCTCCTCGCCCTGTATTTCTCCATCTCCAGTTCTGGACAGTGCAGGTTGCCAAGAAAAGGGACCTAG
- the APH1A gene encoding gamma-secretase subunit APH-1A isoform X4: MGAAVFFGCTFVAFGPAFALFLITVAGDPLRVIILVAGAFFWLVSLLLASVVWFILVHVTDRSDARLQYGLLIFGAAVSVLLQEVFRFAYYKLLKKADEGLASLSEDGRSPISIRQMAYVSGLSFGIISGVFSVINILADALGPGVVGIHGDSPYYFLTSDISEPLVRGQPAAHLCSHCFHGALGLHHSWRVLPKYPAQSLVGCLEEGRVLAYFCSIFWPVPAPYFRSSLIGEGKASMVTRKESMPRWLVQR, encoded by the exons ATGGGGGCCGCAGTGTTTTTCGGATGCACTTTTGTTGCTTTCGGCCCTGCCTTTGCGCttttcttgatcactgtggctggAGACCCGCTTCGCGTCATCATCTTGGTCGCCGG GGCATTTTTCTGGCTGGTCTCCCTTCTCTTGGCCTCTGTGGTCTGGTTCATCTTGGTACATGTGACCGATCGGTCAGATGCCCGGCTCCAGTATGGCCTCCTGATTTTTGGTGCTGCAGTCTCTGTCCTTCTACAGGAGGTGTTCCGCTTTGCCTACTACAAGCTGCTTAA GAAGGCAGATGAGGGGTTAGCATCGCTGAGTGAGGACGGAAGATCACCCATCTCCATCCGCCAGATGGCCTATG tttCTGGTCTTTCCTTCGGTATCATCAGTGGTGTCTTCTCTGTTATCAATATTTTGGCCGATGCACTTGGGCCAGGTGTGGTTGGGATCCATGGAGACTCACCCTATTACTTCTTGACTTCAG ACATTTCTGAACCCCTGGTACGAGGCCAGCCTGCTGCCCATCTATGCAGTCACTGTTTCCATGGGGCTCTGGGCCTTCATCACAGCTGGAGGGTCCTTCCGAAGTATCCAGCGCAGTCTCTCGT GGGCTgtctggaggaaggaagggtgtTGGCCTACTTCTGCAGTATCTTCTGGCCAGTCCCTGCACCCTACTTTAGAAGCTCCCTGATCGGCGAGGGGAAGGCATCTATGGTGACCAGGAAGGAGTCTATGCCTCGGTGGCTCGTGCAGAGGTGA
- the APH1A gene encoding gamma-secretase subunit APH-1A isoform X1: MGAAVFFGCTFVAFGPAFALFLITVAGDPLRVIILVAGAFFWLVSLLLASVVWFILVHVTDRSDARLQYGLLIFGAAVSVLLQEVFRFAYYKLLKKADEGLASLSEDGRSPISIRQMAYVSGLSFGIISGVFSVINILADALGPGVVGIHGDSPYYFLTSAFLTAAIILLHTFWGVVFFDACERRRYWALGLVVGSHLLTSGLTFLNPWYEASLLPIYAVTVSMGLWAFITAGGSFRSIQRSLSWAVWRKEGCWPTSAVSSGQSLHPTLEAP; this comes from the exons ATGGGGGCCGCAGTGTTTTTCGGATGCACTTTTGTTGCTTTCGGCCCTGCCTTTGCGCttttcttgatcactgtggctggAGACCCGCTTCGCGTCATCATCTTGGTCGCCGG GGCATTTTTCTGGCTGGTCTCCCTTCTCTTGGCCTCTGTGGTCTGGTTCATCTTGGTACATGTGACCGATCGGTCAGATGCCCGGCTCCAGTATGGCCTCCTGATTTTTGGTGCTGCAGTCTCTGTCCTTCTACAGGAGGTGTTCCGCTTTGCCTACTACAAGCTGCTTAA GAAGGCAGATGAGGGGTTAGCATCGCTGAGTGAGGACGGAAGATCACCCATCTCCATCCGCCAGATGGCCTATG tttCTGGTCTTTCCTTCGGTATCATCAGTGGTGTCTTCTCTGTTATCAATATTTTGGCCGATGCACTTGGGCCAGGTGTGGTTGGGATCCATGGAGACTCACCCTATTACTTCTTGACTTCAG CCTTTCTGACAGCAGCCATTATCCTGCTCCATACCTTTTGGGGAGTTGTGTTCTTTGATGCCTGTGAGAGGAGACGGTACTGGGCTTTGGGCCTGGTGGTTGGGAGTCACCTACTGACATCGGGACTG ACATTTCTGAACCCCTGGTACGAGGCCAGCCTGCTGCCCATCTATGCAGTCACTGTTTCCATGGGGCTCTGGGCCTTCATCACAGCTGGAGGGTCCTTCCGAAGTATCCAGCGCAGTCTCTCGT GGGCTgtctggaggaaggaagggtgtTGGCCTACTTCTGCAGTATCTTCTGGCCAGTCCCTGCACCCTACTTTAGAAGCTCCCTGA
- the APH1A gene encoding gamma-secretase subunit APH-1A isoform X2 translates to MGAAVFFGCTFVAFGPAFALFLITVAGDPLRVIILVAGAFFWLVSLLLASVVWFILVHVTDRSDARLQYGLLIFGAAVSVLLQEVFRFAYYKLLKKADEGLASLSEDGRSPISIRQMAYVSGLSFGIISGVFSVINILADALGPGVVGIHGDSPYYFLTSAFLTAAIILLHTFWGVVFFDACERRRYWALGLVVGSHLLTSGLTFLNPWYEASLLPIYAVTVSMGLWAFITAGGSFRSIQRSLSCRRQEDSRVMVYSALRIPPED, encoded by the exons ATGGGGGCCGCAGTGTTTTTCGGATGCACTTTTGTTGCTTTCGGCCCTGCCTTTGCGCttttcttgatcactgtggctggAGACCCGCTTCGCGTCATCATCTTGGTCGCCGG GGCATTTTTCTGGCTGGTCTCCCTTCTCTTGGCCTCTGTGGTCTGGTTCATCTTGGTACATGTGACCGATCGGTCAGATGCCCGGCTCCAGTATGGCCTCCTGATTTTTGGTGCTGCAGTCTCTGTCCTTCTACAGGAGGTGTTCCGCTTTGCCTACTACAAGCTGCTTAA GAAGGCAGATGAGGGGTTAGCATCGCTGAGTGAGGACGGAAGATCACCCATCTCCATCCGCCAGATGGCCTATG tttCTGGTCTTTCCTTCGGTATCATCAGTGGTGTCTTCTCTGTTATCAATATTTTGGCCGATGCACTTGGGCCAGGTGTGGTTGGGATCCATGGAGACTCACCCTATTACTTCTTGACTTCAG CCTTTCTGACAGCAGCCATTATCCTGCTCCATACCTTTTGGGGAGTTGTGTTCTTTGATGCCTGTGAGAGGAGACGGTACTGGGCTTTGGGCCTGGTGGTTGGGAGTCACCTACTGACATCGGGACTG ACATTTCTGAACCCCTGGTACGAGGCCAGCCTGCTGCCCATCTATGCAGTCACTGTTTCCATGGGGCTCTGGGCCTTCATCACAGCTGGAGGGTCCTTCCGAAGTATCCAGCGCAGTCTCTCGT GCCGACGGCAGGAGGACAGTCGGGTGATGGTGTATTCTGCCCTGCGCATCCCACCCGAGGACTGA